One Fusobacterium nucleatum genomic window carries:
- the csm3 gene encoding type III-A CRISPR-associated RAMP protein Csm3, with protein MFTLKGKLLIKGTIKLITGLHIGTSGDFSAIGAVDTIVIRDSVTNKPMIPGSSLKGKMRYLLARTKYNSSLELKDIKEEHDSIKRLFGSSEPVTISRLQFQDMLLSDKSIEDFKEFEFDLPYTEIKYENTIDRTKGVANPRQLERVPAGSEFDFKVVYNVEKIEDFKEDMKNILLMMAVLEDDYLGGHGTRGYGRIKFKNLSLELKTYTEENKKELTTIEEEINNFRKELESKVE; from the coding sequence ATGTTTACATTAAAAGGAAAATTATTAATAAAAGGAACAATTAAATTAATTACAGGTTTACATATAGGAACATCAGGAGACTTTTCAGCAATAGGAGCTGTTGATACAATAGTAATAAGAGATTCAGTTACTAATAAACCTATGATTCCAGGATCATCATTAAAGGGAAAAATGAGATACCTATTAGCTAGAACTAAATATAATTCTTCTTTAGAACTAAAAGATATTAAAGAAGAACATGATTCTATAAAAAGACTATTTGGAAGTTCAGAACCTGTAACAATATCAAGATTACAATTTCAAGATATGTTATTATCTGATAAAAGTATAGAAGATTTTAAAGAATTTGAATTTGATTTACCATATACAGAAATAAAATATGAAAATACTATTGATAGAACAAAAGGAGTTGCAAATCCTAGACAATTAGAAAGAGTACCTGCTGGGTCAGAATTTGATTTTAAAGTTGTATATAATGTAGAGAAAATAGAAGATTTTAAAGAAGATATGAAAAATATTTTATTAATGATGGCTGTTTTAGAAGATGACTATCTTGGAGGACACGGAACTAGAGGTTATGGTCGTATAAAATTTAAAAATCTCTCTTTAGAATTAAAAACTTATACAGAAGAAAATAAAAAGGAATTAACAACAATAGAAGAAGAAATAAATAATTTTAGAAAAGAGCTAGAAAGTAAGGTGGAATAA
- the csm2 gene encoding type III-A CRISPR-associated protein Csm2, which yields MNNINVQEKVEKYQNDKRYAVTTTQLRLLLSNAIIIKNKIQVETRKGDEISVKLANEIKYLLVKHIYQCGREPKVKNFDKEFHISEKIKEIGNSAKKFNDFYRYLEEIVAYMKYYESDK from the coding sequence ATGAATAATATAAATGTACAAGAGAAAGTAGAAAAATATCAAAATGATAAAAGATATGCAGTAACAACAACTCAATTAAGACTGCTACTATCTAATGCTATAATTATAAAAAATAAAATACAGGTTGAAACAAGAAAAGGGGATGAAATTTCTGTAAAATTAGCAAATGAAATAAAATATTTACTTGTAAAACATATCTATCAATGTGGGAGAGAACCTAAGGTAAAAAATTTTGATAAGGAATTTCATATATCAGAAAAAATAAAGGAAATTGGAAATTCAGCAAAAAAATTTAATGATTTCTATCGTTATCTTGAAGAAATTGTTGCATATATGAAATATTATGAATCTGATAAATAA
- the cas10 gene encoding type III-A CRISPR-associated protein Cas10/Csm1, translated as MDEKLICLQLGALLHDIGKIVRRAGLDSKEHSEAGSNYLKDNNLLDDKYKDVYDMINYHHNKHLKLAKLKEDSLAYIVYEADNIASGIDRVKYENEKIRGNEMDSLNSIFNVIKVEKNNLKKTFKLFDFDKNGFNMPTSNNIKLTNSDYKKVIDYIKSNLNNFKENIDLEKLIVILEACCSYFPSSSYVDAPDVSYYDHVKLTAAISACFYLYDTENNIKDFKKEYFLNTDRNKKKFLLVSGEFSGIQNFIYTISSKMAMKSLRGRSFYLELFAEHIIDELLSVLELSRINLLYSGGSHFYLLLPNTKKSKEVIENYKEKINNFILKTIGASIYFEMVYTETSAEELGNGLNEKIKSENRVGELFRKTSNKVSKAKLNRYSLEQLKELLDEDSSINKIKSYIKECKICKKAEDEKILENNARYFGDEVGIELCDSCKGYINLGKDISKLYHTNDEFIIEENCEKNKNTLTFPKYQEGYVNILIKNKDYILKNIDKIHRYYAINSNYVGDKLCKNIWIGNYNIIAKDENENLIEFKNLVKKSKGIERLAVFRADVDNLGTLFQSGFEDKTSKERYKNVTLSKSVVLSRYLSDFFKRKINLILEKKEAAKDSNEIFKKYCDIICENNSNPRDIVIVYSGGDDVFAIGTWNDIIEFSIDLRNAFKEFTNDKITLSAGIGFFSENYPIHQMAEKTGNLESLAKANEDKSSKIIKNSVALFGKIDEKLNHIYTWDIFIDKVLGEKYKFIKSITILKEEDKGKYKDRIVIGKSKWYKIMDLIINRLTKDDNKLDIARFAYVLGRINFTSDNKDNFYEFKKHLLLWLKDKEEAKQLLTAINILIYQERGE; from the coding sequence ATGGATGAAAAATTAATTTGTCTTCAATTAGGGGCATTACTCCATGATATTGGAAAAATTGTTAGGAGAGCTGGTTTAGATAGTAAAGAACATTCAGAAGCAGGTTCTAATTATTTGAAAGATAATAATTTATTAGATGATAAGTATAAAGATGTATATGATATGATAAATTATCATCATAATAAACATTTAAAATTAGCAAAATTAAAAGAAGATTCATTAGCTTACATAGTCTATGAAGCTGATAATATTGCTTCAGGTATAGATCGAGTAAAATATGAAAATGAAAAAATAAGAGGTAATGAGATGGACTCTTTAAATTCCATCTTTAATGTTATTAAGGTTGAAAAAAATAATTTAAAAAAGACATTTAAGCTTTTTGACTTTGATAAAAATGGTTTTAATATGCCCACATCAAATAATATTAAATTAACTAATTCAGACTACAAAAAGGTTATAGATTACATAAAAAGTAATCTAAATAATTTCAAAGAAAATATAGATCTTGAAAAATTAATAGTAATTTTAGAAGCTTGTTGTTCTTATTTTCCATCAAGTTCATATGTTGATGCACCTGATGTATCATATTATGATCATGTAAAATTAACAGCAGCCATTTCAGCTTGTTTTTATCTTTATGATACAGAAAACAATATTAAAGATTTTAAAAAAGAATATTTTTTAAATACTGATAGAAATAAGAAAAAATTTCTCTTGGTTTCTGGAGAATTTAGTGGAATACAAAATTTTATTTATACAATTTCTTCAAAAATGGCTATGAAGTCTTTAAGAGGAAGATCTTTTTATTTAGAATTATTTGCTGAACATATTATAGATGAACTTTTGTCAGTATTAGAACTTTCAAGGATAAATCTTCTATATTCAGGTGGAAGTCATTTCTACCTTTTATTACCTAACACAAAAAAATCAAAAGAGGTCATAGAGAACTATAAAGAAAAAATTAACAATTTCATTTTAAAAACTATAGGAGCAAGCATTTATTTTGAAATGGTATATACCGAAACTTCTGCTGAAGAATTAGGTAATGGATTAAATGAAAAAATAAAGTCAGAAAATAGAGTAGGAGAATTATTTAGAAAAACATCCAATAAGGTTTCTAAAGCCAAATTAAATAGATACTCTTTAGAACAATTAAAAGAACTTCTTGATGAAGACAGTTCTATAAATAAAATAAAAAGTTATATAAAAGAGTGTAAGATTTGTAAAAAAGCTGAAGATGAAAAAATACTAGAAAATAATGCTAGATATTTTGGGGATGAAGTTGGAATAGAATTATGTGACTCTTGTAAAGGATACATTAATTTGGGAAAAGACATTTCAAAACTATATCATACTAATGATGAATTTATAATTGAAGAAAATTGTGAGAAAAATAAAAATACTCTTACCTTTCCAAAATATCAAGAAGGTTATGTTAATATTTTAATAAAAAATAAAGATTATATCTTGAAAAATATAGATAAAATACACAGATACTATGCTATAAATTCAAACTATGTTGGAGATAAGCTTTGTAAAAATATTTGGATAGGAAATTATAATATAATAGCTAAAGATGAAAATGAAAATCTTATTGAATTTAAAAATCTAGTAAAGAAATCTAAGGGAATTGAAAGATTAGCTGTTTTTAGAGCTGATGTTGATAATTTAGGAACTCTTTTTCAATCAGGATTTGAGGATAAAACTTCAAAAGAACGATATAAAAATGTAACACTTTCAAAATCAGTTGTACTTTCAAGATATCTTTCAGATTTCTTTAAAAGAAAAATAAACTTAATTCTTGAAAAGAAGGAAGCAGCAAAAGATAGTAATGAGATATTTAAAAAATATTGTGATATTATTTGTGAAAATAATTCAAATCCAAGAGATATTGTTATAGTCTATTCAGGTGGAGATGATGTTTTTGCCATTGGAACTTGGAATGATATTATAGAATTTTCTATTGATTTAAGAAATGCCTTTAAAGAGTTTACTAATGATAAAATCACCTTGTCTGCTGGAATTGGTTTCTTTTCTGAAAATTATCCTATTCATCAAATGGCAGAAAAAACAGGTAATTTAGAGAGTTTAGCAAAAGCTAATGAAGATAAAAGTAGTAAGATTATTAAAAATTCAGTTGCTCTATTTGGAAAAATTGATGAAAAATTAAATCATATATATACTTGGGATATTTTTATAGATAAGGTTCTGGGAGAAAAATATAAATTTATAAAATCTATAACTATATTAAAAGAAGAAGATAAAGGAAAATATAAAGATAGAATAGTTATAGGAAAATCTAAATGGTATAAAATAATGGATTTAATAATAAATAGACTAACTAAAGATGATAATAAATTAGATATAGCAAGATTTGCATACGTTTTAGGAAGAATAAATTTTACTTCTGATAACAAGGATAATTTTTATGAGTTTAAGAAACATTTATTGTTATGGTTAAAAGATAAAGAAGAAGCTAAACAACTTCTTACAGCTATCAATATATTAATTTATCAAGAAAGGGGAGAATAA
- the cas2 gene encoding CRISPR-associated endonuclease Cas2 → MDNWDFLDEDFEKEVFEDNFTVIIIYDIISNKRRTQLSKLLSAFGFRIQKSAFECLLTREKYKLLIEKIDRYAKPEDLIRIYRLNQNVVTQIYGEKLEIENEMYYFF, encoded by the coding sequence ATGGATAATTGGGATTTTTTAGATGAAGATTTTGAAAAGGAAGTTTTTGAAGATAACTTTACGGTTATCATAATTTATGATATTATATCTAACAAGAGAAGAACACAATTATCTAAACTTTTGAGTGCATTTGGATTTAGAATTCAAAAATCTGCATTTGAATGTCTTTTAACAAGAGAAAAATATAAATTACTCATTGAAAAGATTGATAGATATGCAAAACCAGAAGATTTAATAAGAATCTATAGATTAAATCAAAATGTAGTAACTCAAATTTATGGAGAAAAATTAGAAATTGAAAATGAGATGTACTACTTTTTCTAA
- the cas1 gene encoding CRISPR-associated endonuclease Cas1, producing the protein MSNLYIYEQGIVLRYKENRLLITYTNGDYKSIPIENIDNVVIFGGIQLSTACMHNLLTKGIHVTFLSKNGAYFGRLESTSNINIDRQREQFRRSDDKEFCLEIAKKFIKGKATNQRTIIIRANKDLKSGILSSTITSMFGIIKDINDSKTIEELMGVEGYLAKLYFNALNHIIDKKYSFKTRTKRPPKDPFNAIISFGYTLLHYEIFTTLVTKGLNPYAAFLHSDRHKHPALCSDLMEEWRAILVDSLAIALLNNNKIIYEDFDFDEKSGGVFLNKKACEKFVEQFEKRLRQEVSYITEVPYKMSFRRIIEYQVMLLIKAIEANDANIYKSVLIR; encoded by the coding sequence ATGAGTAATCTATATATCTATGAGCAAGGAATAGTTTTAAGATATAAAGAAAACAGACTACTTATAACTTACACAAATGGAGATTATAAATCTATTCCAATAGAAAATATTGATAATGTTGTTATATTTGGAGGCATACAGTTAAGTACTGCTTGTATGCATAATTTACTTACTAAAGGTATTCATGTTACTTTTCTTTCTAAAAATGGAGCTTATTTTGGAAGATTAGAATCTACTAGTAATATAAATATAGATAGGCAAAGGGAACAATTTAGAAGAAGTGATGATAAAGAATTTTGTTTAGAAATAGCTAAAAAATTTATTAAAGGTAAGGCAACTAATCAAAGAACCATTATTATTCGTGCAAATAAAGATTTGAAAAGTGGAATTTTATCAAGTACTATAACTAGTATGTTTGGAATTATAAAAGATATAAATGATTCTAAAACAATAGAGGAGCTTATGGGGGTTGAAGGTTATTTGGCAAAACTCTATTTTAATGCACTAAATCATATTATAGATAAAAAATATAGTTTTAAAACAAGAACTAAAAGACCTCCTAAAGATCCATTTAATGCAATAATAAGTTTTGGATATACACTTTTACATTATGAAATATTTACAACTTTAGTAACTAAAGGATTGAATCCCTATGCTGCTTTTTTACACTCAGATAGACATAAACATCCAGCACTTTGTTCTGATTTAATGGAAGAATGGAGGGCTATTTTAGTTGATTCATTAGCAATAGCACTTTTAAATAATAATAAAATTATTTATGAAGATTTTGACTTTGATGAAAAAAGTGGAGGAGTGTTTTTAAATAAAAAAGCTTGTGAAAAATTTGTAGAGCAGTTTGAAAAGCGTCTTAGACAAGAGGTTTCATATATAACTGAAGTTCCTTATAAAATGAGTTTTAGAAGGATAATAGAATATCAAGTTATGTTACTAATTAAAGCTATAGAGGCAAATGATGCCAATATATACAAATCAGTTTTAATCAGGTGA
- the csm5 gene encoding type III-A CRISPR-associated RAMP protein Csm5 — translation MSNIIKCKMKLEVLTPLHIGGADYKSKLDKKEYVFDKDKGTLTLIDSEKFISFLIKKNLFDDYIFYIQKNLNLKKHEQDKNIKLIDFLKSRDIYKNIEEFRKKAPIKIDAEIEEMNDIKLMLRNLQEKPYIPGSSIKGAIINFLLVNYIINHRDKFKIERNKILEIAKKANNDNDIKKAKNDIKRIVNEIEKSIIYGDNKELEKSKRFGISVSDTYNYSNTRTYFYRDIDEKRDKSKEEKEQAIPVYREYIMANSIFDFDVTLDIDLMEKSKFKIKNISNLTEALENTSNYLINNILKDKNSPQIENLILGANTGFLQKTIIYSLFEKEEERLEVIKKLLHLKKGDKIKDHLKDKFSPRVLNRIKINGKNYLAGLVKIMKVEEKNVGTN, via the coding sequence ATGAGTAATATAATAAAGTGTAAAATGAAACTTGAAGTTTTAACTCCACTTCATATAGGTGGAGCAGATTATAAATCTAAATTAGATAAAAAGGAATATGTATTTGATAAAGATAAAGGAACTTTAACCTTAATAGATAGTGAAAAATTTATTAGTTTTTTAATAAAGAAAAATCTTTTTGATGATTATATCTTCTATATTCAAAAGAATTTAAATTTAAAAAAGCATGAACAAGATAAAAATATAAAATTGATAGATTTTTTAAAAAGTAGAGATATCTATAAAAATATAGAGGAATTCAGAAAAAAAGCTCCAATTAAAATTGATGCCGAGATTGAAGAAATGAATGATATAAAATTAATGCTAAGAAATCTTCAAGAAAAACCCTATATTCCAGGGTCTAGTATAAAAGGAGCTATAATAAATTTTTTATTAGTTAATTACATTATTAACCATAGAGATAAATTTAAAATTGAAAGAAATAAAATATTAGAAATAGCTAAAAAAGCTAATAATGATAATGATATAAAGAAAGCTAAAAATGATATAAAAAGAATAGTAAATGAAATTGAAAAATCTATTATCTATGGAGATAACAAAGAATTAGAAAAATCAAAAAGATTTGGTATATCAGTATCAGATACATATAATTATTCAAACACAAGAACATATTTTTATAGAGATATAGATGAAAAAAGAGATAAGAGCAAAGAAGAAAAAGAACAAGCTATACCAGTATATAGAGAATACATAATGGCTAATTCAATATTTGATTTTGATGTAACTCTAGATATAGACTTAATGGAAAAGAGCAAATTTAAAATAAAAAATATAAGTAACTTAACTGAAGCACTTGAAAATACAAGTAATTATTTAATAAATAATATATTAAAAGATAAAAATAGTCCTCAAATTGAAAATTTAATATTGGGAGCTAATACAGGATTTTTACAAAAAACTATAATCTATTCTCTATTTGAAAAAGAAGAAGAAAGACTGGAAGTTATCAAAAAACTTTTACATCTAAAAAAAGGAGATAAAATAAAAGATCACCTAAAAGATAAATTTTCTCCAAGAGTTCTTAATAGAATAAAAATAAATGGCAAAAATTATTTAGCTGGTCTAGTTAAAATTATGAAAGTAGAGGAAAAAAATGTTGGCACAAATTAA
- a CDS encoding CRISPR-associated protein: MSKKVLLTFAGNTDPTRGEHDGPIIHICRYYKPDKIYLILTKEMEDKDKEVDNIYERAIKENLKGYKPEIIKIKTGIKDAHHFDVYFDIIYQTFEEIKKEEDIEVYLNMTSGTSQMTTNLLMYYMDSVDLKLIPIQVATYTGQSNQTKENNKTVDKAYDIEAEAICNCDNEEKTRTYRIVEPDLRKYSRILTKNQIEKLLEQYKYEAISELLKRNIFDKNLELNTLVNFAIERTNLKGLDCNKKLNSLNNKDYNKLYYFTKDKNITRIPDWYQIVDFFSLANIKQKTEDISTYTLMLEPIIVKIYLSILKDLMGKNLDELFKRDSNGYKIELRRLENGLEEMIKEDLNRDSLKDNVYISAQVLVSTIKYYLKNDINLANYINVEYFNNLAETLAKMKTVRNTLAHELKSISREDFNKESETTVEQINSKILEFFNKFYTTFGYKKEMVEIYDNINKEILKLLK; this comes from the coding sequence TTGAGTAAAAAAGTTCTTTTAACATTTGCAGGAAATACAGACCCAACAAGGGGAGAACATGATGGACCTATCATACATATATGTAGATATTATAAACCAGATAAAATATATCTAATTTTAACCAAAGAAATGGAAGATAAAGATAAAGAAGTGGATAATATCTATGAGAGAGCTATTAAAGAAAATCTAAAAGGTTATAAACCTGAGATTATCAAAATAAAAACAGGTATTAAAGATGCACATCATTTTGATGTTTATTTTGATATAATCTATCAAACATTTGAAGAAATTAAAAAAGAAGAAGACATTGAGGTTTATCTAAATATGACTTCAGGAACTTCTCAAATGACAACAAATTTACTTATGTACTATATGGATTCTGTAGATTTAAAACTTATTCCAATACAAGTTGCAACTTATACAGGTCAAAGTAATCAAACAAAGGAAAATAATAAGACAGTGGATAAAGCTTATGATATTGAAGCAGAAGCTATATGTAACTGTGATAATGAAGAAAAAACAAGAACTTATCGTATTGTAGAACCAGATTTAAGAAAATATTCAAGAATATTAACAAAAAATCAAATAGAAAAACTTTTAGAACAGTATAAATACGAAGCTATATCTGAGTTATTAAAAAGAAATATATTTGATAAAAATTTAGAGTTAAACACTTTAGTCAATTTTGCTATTGAAAGAACTAATTTAAAAGGACTAGACTGCAATAAAAAGTTAAATTCTTTAAATAATAAAGATTATAATAAACTGTATTATTTTACAAAAGATAAGAATATTACAAGAATCCCTGATTGGTATCAAATAGTAGATTTTTTCTCATTAGCAAATATTAAGCAAAAAACTGAGGATATTTCTACATATACATTGATGTTAGAACCAATAATAGTAAAAATATATCTTTCAATTTTAAAGGATTTAATGGGAAAAAATTTAGATGAACTTTTTAAAAGAGATTCAAATGGCTATAAGATAGAATTGAGAAGGCTAGAAAATGGTTTAGAGGAAATGATAAAAGAAGATCTAAATAGAGATTCTTTAAAAGATAATGTTTATATTTCTGCACAAGTTTTAGTGTCTACAATAAAATATTATTTAAAAAATGATATTAACTTAGCTAATTATATAAATGTTGAATATTTTAATAACCTAGCTGAGACATTAGCAAAAATGAAAACAGTTAGAAATACTCTTGCACATGAACTAAAATCAATAAGTCGAGAAGATTTTAATAAAGAAAGTGAAACTACAGTTGAACAAATAAATAGCAAGATTTTAGAGTTTTTCAATAAGTTTTATACTACATTTGGTTATAAAAAAGAAATGGTTGAAATATATGATAATATAAATAAAGAGATATTAAAATTATTAAAATAA
- the cas6 gene encoding CRISPR system precrRNA processing endoribonuclease RAMP protein Cas6 has product MLAQINIELEANGLSTNMGSLFHGYLMENIDSAYADYFHYNTTNPFTSCIFKDMKTDKFFWRITTFNQKAYDMLMTCFSNNIPETIHLKNKDLEINVKSFSIQKKSYDDLFLECTERKRIRLISPTSFKSNGVTHIFPNISTLISGVIEKINQHSDSAELANKKIIDELLEKVYIKDYNLRTKIFHLESIKIKGFIGTMDLAIKGEDSTFNNILNFLILMSEYTGFGIKTSLGMGGVRVE; this is encoded by the coding sequence ATGTTGGCACAAATTAATATAGAGCTCGAAGCTAATGGACTTAGTACTAATATGGGTTCATTATTTCATGGATATTTAATGGAAAATATAGATTCAGCCTATGCTGATTATTTTCATTATAATACAACAAATCCATTTACATCTTGTATTTTTAAAGATATGAAAACTGATAAATTTTTTTGGAGAATTACAACATTTAATCAAAAAGCTTATGATATGCTTATGACTTGTTTTTCTAATAATATTCCTGAGACAATTCATCTAAAAAATAAAGATTTAGAAATTAATGTAAAATCTTTTTCTATTCAAAAAAAATCTTATGATGATTTATTTTTAGAATGCACTGAAAGAAAAAGAATAAGGCTTATAAGTCCAACTTCATTTAAGTCTAATGGAGTAACACATATATTTCCTAATATTTCTACATTAATCTCTGGAGTGATAGAGAAAATTAATCAACACTCAGATTCTGCAGAATTAGCTAATAAAAAAATAATAGATGAGCTTTTAGAAAAAGTCTATATAAAAGATTATAATTTACGAACAAAGATTTTCCATCTTGAAAGTATAAAAATAAAAGGTTTTATAGGAACTATGGATTTAGCTATTAAAGGAGAAGATTCAACATTTAATAATATTTTAAATTTTTTAATTTTGATGTCTGAATACACAGGCTTTGGAATCAAGACGTCACTTGGAATGGGAGGAGTAAGAGTTGAGTAA
- the csm4 gene encoding type III-A CRISPR-associated RAMP protein Csm4: protein MSYLLYKLRFPNGIHIGTASGNTLEETMISVYSDTFYSALYNEYMKIYNNDELYKISESGDFLVSDLLPFKEKEDISTDFYLPKPFISIQRDEKEKNDEEVVDRKKVKATNFIPADRLEEYFSFLKTGKNFPEIDDDFGRRQLYTKNKVSLVNEDTQLYNIEIFKFNKQSGLYFIIKLPEDEKWEGIFENILESLSLTGIGGKKNSGFGQFILEDPMFFYGEDFSPIESESDAYINKALYSNEEKFLSLSSYSPKIEEIEKIKDSENYYQLIKRSGFVNSSLYSKQAEKRKQVYMLSSGSVLSFKPEGKMLDLNLYGKHSIYRMGKPIVLGVKI from the coding sequence ATGTCTTATTTACTATATAAACTAAGGTTTCCAAATGGTATTCATATTGGAACAGCTTCTGGAAATACATTAGAGGAAACTATGATAAGTGTTTACTCTGATACCTTTTATAGTGCTTTATATAATGAATATATGAAAATATACAATAATGATGAATTATATAAAATTTCTGAAAGTGGAGATTTTTTAGTATCTGATTTATTACCATTTAAGGAAAAAGAAGATATATCAACAGATTTTTATCTACCAAAACCTTTTATTAGTATCCAAAGAGATGAGAAAGAAAAAAATGATGAAGAAGTTGTTGATAGAAAAAAAGTTAAGGCAACTAATTTTATTCCAGCAGATAGATTAGAAGAATATTTTTCTTTTTTAAAAACTGGAAAGAATTTTCCCGAAATAGATGATGATTTTGGAAGAAGACAATTATATACCAAAAATAAAGTTTCTTTAGTAAATGAAGATACTCAACTTTATAATATAGAAATTTTTAAATTTAATAAACAGTCTGGACTATATTTTATAATAAAACTTCCTGAAGATGAAAAATGGGAAGGAATTTTTGAAAATATTTTAGAAAGTCTTTCTTTAACTGGAATTGGTGGAAAAAAGAATTCTGGTTTTGGACAATTTATCCTTGAAGATCCTATGTTTTTTTATGGTGAAGATTTTAGTCCTATTGAATCAGAATCTGATGCTTATATAAATAAAGCTTTGTATTCAAATGAAGAAAAATTTTTATCTCTTTCTTCATATTCACCTAAAATAGAAGAAATAGAAAAGATAAAAGATAGTGAAAATTACTATCAATTAATAAAAAGAAGTGGTTTTGTAAATAGTTCTTTATATAGTAAACAAGCGGAAAAAAGAAAACAAGTATATATGCTTTCATCTGGTTCAGTATTAAGCTTTAAACCAGAAGGAAAAATGTTAGATTTAAATCTTTATGGAAAACACAGCATATATAGAATGGGTAAACCTATTGTATTGGGGGTTAAAATATGA